Part of the Nicotiana sylvestris chromosome 5, ASM39365v2, whole genome shotgun sequence genome is shown below.
catccgggcccaaggcggaaggcatgtgctatagcatacaaaaatttgggactcgcgcggattagcagttttgcttcctgtagcaccagccgtctctcaggctggaggaggggcccagactcctgctactcgcactgcggagcaggtagctccctagaTTCAGACTTAagtggttcagccagttggagcagtttagccgggtgtggtggatcagaccggcgatggagcggccctgacctttctcgtcactacccgaccatggttaggcttagcacttactgagtaccgttgtggtgtactcatgccctttctgcacatgtttttcatgtgtagatccaggtacctctactcagacCTACCACCCTTAAGGCGGGGCAATCTTCTAATATTTTTCCGATTAATTTATATTTGCACGACATATTACAAACAGGAGCAGAGTTAGCATAGGACTTGCAGGTTCAACCGAACCTAATAACTTTGGTCTAAAACTTGTATTTGTGTTAAAAAAtttattgaatatgtataaattgttaatttagaacccagtaacaTAAACGAACTATAATCTCGAACCCACAAACTTCAAACTCTGGCTCCGCCTCTGATTACCAGCTAAAGGGGAAAGCGCAAGAGTATCTATATTCCTAGAGCTTAAACTCGAAACCTTTAAATAAGAATATAGAGATATTATCCATCTCACCACATGTCCGCACAGCCTTCAAAGATTAGATTTCCATATTATCTTTCATGGCTTAGAGATCCAAAAGCTAATGAAGAGAAATAAAGCCATCCAATTCCTGATAAGCATATCAGTGATATGAGCAGTTAAAATATCACTAATGACAACTTCTCCTCAACCATTTAAACTTTAGTTTGAAATGGGTGTAGAAACAATCTAGATTAATTGTAGAACATAGTACCTTCTTAAGTATACCATGCAGACTTTGTTATCAATCTTGCGAAAACATTATGCATACACACTGCTCTCCCCAGACACCATTTGTCAGATTACACTGGATTTGTTGTTATTGTATTTGCTTTGAAACAGATAGCTACAAAATGATGACTATAGTAAAGACAAAGAAAGCCCCGTTATCTGAAGACATGAATTTCCAATTGAAAATGAGATTTTGGTATCAATCGccaaataaaattacaaaactcaaagatatgttttaagtgTACATGGTCAGGAGCATCCATAATCCTATTTCTATCCTCATCTTGGATTCATTTTGGCCGCTCCGCTACTAAAACTGAAGAAAACAAAGGGCAGATGAAGAAATAGTTTTTATTGAAAATACCATGCAACAGTGAACTGCCGAGTCCGTTTGGTATTGGTTTCCACCATTATCTCCAATCTCAGTTTCAATATGAAAACAAATTTGGTAGACACCAGTAACCAAGGGTAAGTAATAAGCCTAAGAAACTTGTTTTGCTGCAGCTATAACAGCCTCTGCTGTAATTCCGTACTCCTTGTATATAATTCCAGCAGGGGCACTGGCACCCCATCTGTCAATTCCGATGGCCTTCCCCTTTGATCCGACATATTTCTCCCACCCAAATGTGGATCCAGCTTCAATGCTAACTCTAGCTGTAACAGATGATGGAAGGACACTTTCTTTGTAGTCGGCTGATTGTTCTTCGAAAAGCTCCCAACAAACAAAGGAAACAACTCTCACTGCCTTTCCTTCTTTCCTGAGTTCATCAGCAGCCTTGACAGCAATTTCTAACTCTGAACCAGTACCAATCAAAATGACATCAGGTTTGTTGCCAGAAGAATTGTCTGATAAAATGTAGCCGCCCTTTGCTGCTCCTTCAATAGAACTTCCAGCAAGTTGCGGCAACTTTTGCCGAGAGAGGGCAAGGATTGATGGTGTCTTCCTCTTGAGGACAGCCACCTTGTAAGCTCCTGCTGTCTCATTGCCGTCTGCTGGACGGAACATCAGAATGTTGGGCATTGCACGGAAACTTGCCAAGTGCTCAATGGGTTGATGGGTAGGCCCATCTTCTCCTAGACCAATAGAATCGTGGGTCATAACATAAATAACTCCAGCTTCAGACAAGGCTGAAATTCTCATGGCTCCTCTCATGTAGTCGGTGAACACAAAGAAAGTAGCACAGTAGGGAATCAAGCCAGGGCTGTGTAGAGCAATCCCATTACATATGGCTCCCATACCATGTTCACGAACACCAAACCTTAAATTACGCTCCTCAGGGGTGTTCTTTTGGAAGTCACCAAACATTTTCATGAGGGTCATGTTTGATGAGGCAAGATCAGCACTACCACCAAGGAAACCAGGAAGAACCTTGGCAAGAGCATTCAGGTTTTGTTGGGACAGGTTTCTGGTGGCATCCGCTGGACTTTCAGGTGTGTAGGTCTGAGATTGAGAAAGCAAGCAAATAACTGGATTAGGAAAGATTCACATGTTTCAAAAGTAGACGAGTATCAATTTTGAGCAAGAATAAAAGGATGACTGAGGAACTGTGACTGATCAGGGAAGATAAAAGTACAGGAGTACAAATGAAATAACCTCTCTCGTCTACTATACGAGGCAAAAATTCAAAAACCACACCCCAAAGCTAAGAACTTAATATGAGGATAGCCCAAACCAAAAGCAGTTGAACTCAGCTTgaaataagagagagaaagatGAAAATGACCACTTACAGGAAGAGCTTTCTCCCAGCCAGCAGGTAGTTCACCAGTAGTAATGGATTTGAGTTCTGCAGCTTCCTCTGGGTACTTCTTCTCATATTCAGCAAACTTGGTATTCCACCCAGCTTCAAGAGCAGCACCCTCGGGAACATGACGACTCCAATGGCTGCAAAAAAAGTAGCAAGTGAATACCAATAGCTCGTAAGTAACCAGCAACGTTCAAATGAATCAGAGGAGAAAGGGAATGGAATAATACCTCTTGACATCTTCAGGCACATGGAAAGGCTCATAAGGCCATCCCAAGTTACTCCTGGTGGCCTCTACTTCCTTAGCTCCAAGTGCACTTCCATGTACACTGTAACTGTTTGCCTTGTTGGGCGAGCCAAAACCAATGGTTGTAGTCACCTGAAAGGAGGAAAGTTCAGTAAACCTAATGATAAACGATACGAGATGAATCTATCAAGGAACCGTATTAGCAGCACTACAAATAATGAATTAATCCTGCACCCTGActgaggaaaaaaaagaaggaaatggGATATGCAAAAATGAAATGTAAAGTTACCAATGCAGCAAAGTCTATACAGTAATTCAATCATATGCGACTTTTCAGGATCACCTCGTAGTAGCCAACATAAAGATGCAGAAGGTAAAGTACCTTGATCATAGTGGGTTTGTCTGTGACAGTTTTTGCTTCCTTAATAGCAGCACGAATCTCATCATAGCCAGTGTTACCGTTCTTCACCCAGATTACGTGCCACCCAAGAGCCTCAAAACGGGCACCAACATCCTCGGTGAAAGCGATTTCTGTGTCACCATCAATTGAGATGTGGTTGTCATCATAGAAAGCAATCAGCTTTCCAAGTCCCCAGTGTCCAGCAAGGGAACAAGCTTCTTGTGAAATACCCTCCATCTGGCAACCATCACCGAGAATAACATATCTGCATGACCAATCATCGATGCCATTCCCATTAGTTAAGCAAAAGACAGGTTGCATTAAATCGTTCTATTGTTATGGCATTAAAGgggaaaaaaaaggagagagcgAGAAGACTCTCACGTGTAGTGGTCTACAATCTCAGTGTCAGGCTTATTGAAACGAGCAGCCAAGTGTTTCTCTGCAAGGGCCAAGCCGACGGCATTGGCAATACCTTGTCCCAGAGGCCCTAACCGCAAGAAAATAAAGATCTTAATTAGTTATACAGCTCGCAGCGAAAAGTCATGTAGTCAAAATATATAATTCACCCCCAGATATACAAGTGCTACTTATAAGGTACACGGGACATAAAAAAAAGTGCACAAACCGGTGGTGACTTCAACACCAGGTGTCTCAAAGTTTTCAGGGTGTCCAGGGGTTTTGCTTCCCCACTGACGGAAGCTCTTCAAGTCCTCTTCCTAGTCAAATATAATAGTAAAAATAATCAGCAAAACAGTTTAAGCATACTGGGGAAAATTTTCCAAATGTAATGTAAGTAAATTCTAACTCATAAAACACACTTAAAAAAACATAAGCTCATTAAGCTAAAAGACAGATAAAATCATCAGTAAATGTGCAAAGTGTACCAAAAAGTCATGTTTCAGTTTTGACTGCTCGGTATGGAGGAAAATTTTTCTTGGAAAACAGTTCCACGAGGAAAATACTTTCCGGAGTTTGGATACCTAAAATTGTGAAAAATGTTTCTCTGAGGAAAATATTTTGCACCAAACGTGAGAAAATTACATTTTCCTTGATAATCATACCAACTCCTCTTCCATATCACTTACTTCAATCAACATCATACTCAAGATTTCGTCAAACACTTTCCTAATATCTTATCCTACACTTCGCAAGATTCAACTTTTATACAAACCAAAAACACTGGAATTAGATCAAGAAAATGATTTCCCGAGACCTCCACACCAAACACATGAAATGCTATACCAGAATGGCATGACATACATGTTTAAGTAAGTTTGGTATGAAAAAAGATCTTTTCGATGAAAAATGTTTTCAATCAGTGGTTTTCTCACTTATTTCCTGTATTAGGTAGgtgaatgaaaaatattttccaaaaaaatctTTTTCTATATCAGTAATAATAACATTAAAACATTAGAGGTgctttgataaaaaaaaaaatcggTATTAAAAACTGAGAACAATGTGTAAGTGTTGGTTGTAACAACTGATATGGAGTAAGAGCTAAAATAGTTGCAAAGAAAAATGACTTGCTCACCCACAAGTGCACAAGTCATTTTTCCCTCTTTCATTTCAAGTCTATCGAAAAAGAATGTTACACTTCTATATAGAAAGAACTTAAATTTAAACTTCTCATTTACCATGAATGACATAATTTATAGGTGAAACATAAGTTTCAAAAGTTCTCTTATTTTCTTGAGCTTCGTACAGAGCCAAATATTGTCACATAAATTGGGAAACAAGATAAATAGATCTAATCATACATGCACTAATTAGCAAAAAAAGGATATTAAAACATTGTAAAAGGCAAAAAGGGTAAGTTTGTTTTACCCTGACAGCATCATAGCCAGCTAGATGAAGCAAAGCATACTGAAGCATACAACCATGTCCAGCTGATAGAACAAACCGATCCCGATTAAACCAATACGGGTTTTTCGGGTTATACCTCATAACCTCATCGTACAATATATGACCCATCGGAGCACAACCCATGGGCAAACCGGGGTGACCCGAATTTGCCTTTTCAACAGCATCAATAGCCAAAAATCGAATCGTGTTTACAGATTTGTCAACAAGCGCAGTCTCAGTTTTCTCTATGGTTTCGGTTGCAGCCGAGGCACGAATCACTGTTGACCGTACAGCGGCGGAGGAGGGAGGAGTACGGCGGCGGGAGGTGGTGATATTGGGGTTAGATTTAAGTCCGGAAAAAGTGAGAGAAGAAGGGGAAAGTTGAGAAGAAGAGGCAGAGCCATGGCGAGGGACAGAACGAGAGAGGATAGCTTGAGAAAGAgtgagagaagaagaagaagccatgGCTTTACCAGTAAGGTGTTTGATGTTTTGTCTCAAAGAGAAAAGAGAGTGAAGAGGAGGAGATATATGGGAGGAGAAAATGAGGAAAGAGTGGCCTTAAAATGACTTTTGAGGATTTATTTAGGGATTGGCTCCTTGTGGCTCTAAGAGATATGTGGGTAGGTGTCATATATCAACATTTACtactttttaatttaaaaatgctATCTTATATATTATAAGATGGTAAGCAACTCCACTTCCaatcgagaggttgtgagttcgagtctccccaggtgggaagttcttggaaggaagaatgccgggggtctatttggaaaccgTCTCTCTACCCTAAGGTAGAGTTAAGGTcaacgtacacactaccctctgcagaccccactaagtgggattatactgggttgttgttgaatcttatatattatagaaaaaaataaattttctcaaaaaatttgaggcaataaaaaaaaaggaaagtatATATGAGAACTGAGAAGGAACATATGGTTCAAAATTCAGTGGATAGTTGATTCgttattctattatttttcacTTGAGTATTAACCCTTCTGCATGGTATTTAAAGTCGTCACATATTGTATCGTATCATATCATGTGTTGTTGTactaaatcaaaacccaaaaggTGATTTATTAATATATAAACTGAGAATATTTTTAATAACAATATAAAAATGACTCCTTTAAGTGCTTTTGGATCTATAAATTAACTTGTATGGTCAACTTGCTTGTGATTGTTTGATGAAGGGGAAGGGGCAAATCTTTATTCTCTTTTGGATCTTTAAATTAATCTAATATATGAAATTTGTGGACGAT
Proteins encoded:
- the LOC104230044 gene encoding transketolase, chloroplastic; the protein is MASSSSLTLSQAILSRSVPRHGSASSSQLSPSSLTFSGLKSNPNITTSRRRTPPSSAAVRSTVIRASAATETIEKTETALVDKSVNTIRFLAIDAVEKANSGHPGLPMGCAPMGHILYDEVMRYNPKNPYWFNRDRFVLSAGHGCMLQYALLHLAGYDAVREEDLKSFRQWGSKTPGHPENFETPGVEVTTGPLGQGIANAVGLALAEKHLAARFNKPDTEIVDHYTYVILGDGCQMEGISQEACSLAGHWGLGKLIAFYDDNHISIDGDTEIAFTEDVGARFEALGWHVIWVKNGNTGYDEIRAAIKEAKTVTDKPTMIKVTTTIGFGSPNKANSYSVHGSALGAKEVEATRSNLGWPYEPFHVPEDVKSHWSRHVPEGAALEAGWNTKFAEYEKKYPEEAAELKSITTGELPAGWEKALPTYTPESPADATRNLSQQNLNALAKVLPGFLGGSADLASSNMTLMKMFGDFQKNTPEERNLRFGVREHGMGAICNGIALHSPGLIPYCATFFVFTDYMRGAMRISALSEAGVIYVMTHDSIGLGEDGPTHQPIEHLASFRAMPNILMFRPADGNETAGAYKVAVLKRKTPSILALSRQKLPQLAGSSIEGAAKGGYILSDNSSGNKPDVILIGTGSELEIAVKAADELRKEGKAVRVVSFVCWELFEEQSADYKESVLPSSVTARVSIEAGSTFGWEKYVGSKGKAIGIDRWGASAPAGIIYKEYGITAEAVIAAAKQVS